The Methanomethylovorans hollandica DSM 15978 genome includes a region encoding these proteins:
- the fpoA gene encoding F420H2 dehydrogenase subunit FpoA: MSGIIDVSNIIYSYIPVAIILVVALLMPPVTMLLVKQLSPRSKSPVKYETYEAGSVPTGSARIQFNVEYYLYAIAFVLFDIEVLFLYPWATIFREPSITTIATIEMLIFIFVVLFGYLYLIKKEALKWQK; the protein is encoded by the coding sequence ATGTCAGGAATAATCGATGTTAGCAACATAATCTACAGTTACATTCCGGTTGCGATAATTCTAGTAGTGGCGCTTTTAATGCCTCCGGTGACCATGCTTCTTGTGAAGCAGTTAAGTCCGAGGAGCAAATCTCCTGTAAAATATGAAACATATGAGGCGGGTTCCGTTCCCACTGGGAGTGCGAGGATCCAGTTCAATGTTGAATATTACTTGTATGCCATTGCATTTGTCTTGTTCGATATAGAGGTCCTTTTTTTGTATCCATGGGCTACTATTTTCAGAGAACCAAGCATAACGACTATAGCAACCATTGAAATGCTGATCTTTATTTTCGTTGTATTGTTCGGATACTTATATCTTATCAAGAAGGAGGCACTTAAATGGCAGAAGTAG
- the fpoH gene encoding F420H2 dehydrogenase subunit FpoH → MEIPEILFNPWIRGILGLCLMGAIFMGAMLAVWFERKLSADIQQRHGPNRVGPHGIFQLVADAIKLFTKEDIIPANADKLLFVFAPIVLMGSVFLMLVAIPFGAVIINGNTYPIAATDMDISILYIEAVSAVSVIGIFMIAYSSNNKYSLLGAFRNFARMIGYEVPLGICIVSVAIMAGSLNIVDIAQAQSPLWFIIMQPLGFIVFFIALMADMGRLPFDQNESEEELIAGWITEYTGMRFGLGFFAEYIHLILGSMLVVLLFLGGWNLPAMLTSNMLLGIILPTAFFLGKVAIVILAIIMIRWAVPRFRIDQVVDLSWKRLLPLSLLNLGWVILLALLGV, encoded by the coding sequence ATGGAAATACCAGAAATTCTTTTCAATCCCTGGATACGCGGCATTCTGGGACTTTGCCTTATGGGTGCTATATTCATGGGTGCAATGTTAGCTGTTTGGTTCGAGCGTAAACTATCGGCTGACATTCAGCAGCGTCATGGTCCTAACAGGGTCGGTCCCCATGGAATTTTCCAGCTGGTAGCAGATGCAATAAAATTGTTCACAAAGGAAGACATTATACCTGCTAATGCTGATAAACTTCTCTTTGTCTTTGCACCGATAGTCCTCATGGGATCCGTTTTCCTGATGCTTGTGGCTATTCCTTTCGGCGCTGTGATCATAAATGGTAATACTTATCCCATAGCAGCCACTGATATGGATATAAGTATTCTTTACATTGAGGCTGTGTCTGCTGTTTCTGTAATTGGTATTTTTATGATAGCATACAGCTCAAACAACAAGTATTCCCTGTTGGGCGCATTCAGAAACTTCGCACGTATGATCGGTTATGAGGTTCCCCTTGGGATCTGTATCGTAAGTGTGGCTATAATGGCAGGGTCTTTGAATATTGTAGACATTGCACAGGCTCAAAGTCCATTATGGTTCATTATCATGCAGCCCCTTGGGTTCATAGTGTTCTTTATAGCTCTCATGGCGGATATGGGTCGCCTGCCTTTTGACCAGAACGAATCCGAGGAAGAACTCATTGCCGGGTGGATCACAGAATACACAGGTATGCGTTTCGGTCTTGGTTTCTTCGCAGAATATATTCACCTGATACTTGGGTCCATGCTTGTGGTCCTGCTGTTTTTGGGTGGATGGAACCTACCTGCAATGCTTACCTCTAACATGCTCCTTGGGATCATCCTGCCCACAGCCTTCTTCCTGGGCAAGGTAGCCATAGTTATATTGGCGATCATAATGATCAGATGGGCTGTTCCCAGGTTCAGGATCGATCAGGTAGTAGACCTGAGCTGGAAGAGGCTTTTGCCCCTGTCTTTACTGAATCTGGGATGGGTCATATTACTGGCCTTGCTGGGAGTGTGA
- a CDS encoding Lrp/AsnC family transcriptional regulator has product MDDLDFAILEHLTHNSRIHSTEIASNLGLATSTVHKRIEKLQSSGVVKQFTILIDPMSIGLNVTTYIGLRIEQSKRISVINKLKNINDVLEIYELLEPYDLLLKVRTCDIHSLKENVIHVLTNIDGVLESNSLLTTKCHKEKTCIMLRK; this is encoded by the coding sequence ATGGACGATCTAGACTTTGCTATTTTGGAACACCTCACACATAATTCCAGGATTCACAGCACTGAAATAGCCAGCAATCTCGGGCTTGCTACATCTACTGTTCACAAAAGGATCGAAAAACTTCAGAGCAGCGGGGTTGTCAAGCAATTCACCATTTTGATCGATCCTATGAGCATCGGGTTAAATGTAACTACCTATATAGGTCTTAGAATAGAACAGAGTAAAAGGATAAGTGTGATCAATAAACTCAAGAATATCAATGATGTGCTTGAGATCTATGAACTTCTGGAGCCTTATGATCTTCTGTTAAAGGTAAGGACCTGTGATATCCATTCATTGAAAGAGAATGTTATCCATGTACTAACCAACATAGATGGTGTGCTTGAATCAAATAGTCTTCTCACTACTAAATGTCATAAAGAGAAAACGTGTATTATGTTAAGGAAATGA
- the fpoJ gene encoding F420H2 dehydrogenase subunit FpoJ, whose product MLNKHFTVMQILTAVYNFFRPRIAGMMVAILFLAIVLISVGFTNWNTVDQIPQNAMDQSNIQGIGMLIFTDFVIPFEILSIVLLSTLMGAIYMAKGDGTE is encoded by the coding sequence ATGCTGAATAAACATTTTACTGTTATGCAGATCCTGACTGCAGTGTACAACTTCTTCAGACCGCGTATAGCAGGTATGATGGTAGCTATTCTTTTCCTTGCAATAGTTCTCATATCAGTAGGCTTTACCAACTGGAACACTGTGGATCAGATCCCGCAAAACGCTATGGACCAGAGTAACATTCAGGGAATAGGTATGTTGATATTTACTGACTTTGTTATACCATTTGAAATACTTTCGATAGTATTACTGTCTACCCTTATGGGAGCTATCTACATGGCAAAAGGAGATGGTACCGAATGA
- a CDS encoding NADH-quinone oxidoreductase subunit J produces MDTSIIADVLEIIVFAVMALLAISFALLVVTAKDIVRSALSLIAVMFVVAGLYILLNAQFLGVIQVLVYVGAIGVLILFAVMLTKKQFGSDKDAE; encoded by the coding sequence ATGGACACCTCAATAATTGCAGATGTTCTGGAAATAATTGTATTTGCTGTAATGGCCCTGTTAGCCATATCTTTCGCCCTGTTAGTTGTCACAGCGAAGGATATAGTCAGGTCTGCATTGTCCCTGATAGCTGTCATGTTCGTCGTAGCAGGTTTGTACATACTGCTGAATGCCCAGTTCCTTGGGGTCATTCAGGTACTAGTGTACGTGGGAGCTATCGGTGTACTGATACTGTTCGCGGTCATGCTCACGAAAAAGCAGTTTGGAAGTGATAAGGATGCTGAATAA
- the fpoC gene encoding F420H2 dehydrogenase subunit FpoC: MDAKAMIDSLSGQFPGVIYDAQVESDIRIHVKVKPESVKDICQYLKETLSFGHLSCELGVDYPDRNEIEVVYVIGSYEHSVLLTLKAVLPRDNPEVESVVSVYWNANWYERETYELFGVKYLNHPNLRPLVLPQELLGEWPLRKDYKGFPNKTARNLV, translated from the coding sequence ATGGATGCTAAAGCTATGATAGATTCCCTTTCCGGTCAGTTCCCAGGTGTCATCTACGATGCACAGGTGGAATCTGATATCAGGATCCATGTCAAGGTAAAGCCTGAGAGCGTGAAGGATATATGTCAATATCTCAAGGAAACACTTTCTTTCGGACATCTTTCTTGTGAATTAGGTGTCGATTATCCTGACAGGAACGAGATTGAAGTGGTATATGTTATCGGTTCTTATGAACATTCGGTACTGTTGACTTTAAAGGCCGTATTGCCACGGGATAATCCTGAAGTCGAGTCCGTTGTTTCTGTATACTGGAATGCCAATTGGTATGAAAGAGAAACGTACGAACTTTTTGGTGTTAAATATCTCAATCATCCGAACCTTCGGCCTCTGGTGCTTCCTCAGGAACTGCTTGGTGAATGGCCGCTCAGAAAAGATTACAAAGGTTTCCCCAACAAAACAGCCAGGAATCTGGTATGA
- the fpoD gene encoding F420H2 dehydrogenase subunit FpoD, whose translation MYDEVGPSEMIVHMGPQHPMLPGPFRLNVKLRGETVIDSEVEAGWLHKGIEKILESKTYLQGITIVDRICYLAALTNEEAYVGCVEKLADIEVPERAQYIRVIMEELSRLQSHLLGMGEYASFVGFVSMFMYTIKEREDLMSVIDSVTGARITHSFLRFGGVKDDLPEGFADDVKYVFGNLRKAIDTYEELFSTDSIYKARTVGIGTLTAEVAKDIGVSGPPLRATGVAFDIRKDEPYLVYKDLDFKVCTQTAGDVFARVQVRLDEMRESMYIVEQCLDQIPKGPIFPEGTAYGRRSPVMRIPAGEVFHRVEDPRGEMGFYMVSDGSDKPYRVKIRGPVYPTLQALPPLLKGVPLADIVAIAGSMDTCTSEVDR comes from the coding sequence ATGTATGATGAAGTTGGACCTTCTGAAATGATAGTGCATATGGGCCCACAACACCCTATGCTGCCGGGCCCCTTCAGGCTCAATGTAAAGCTGAGGGGTGAGACTGTTATAGATTCTGAAGTAGAGGCCGGATGGCTCCACAAAGGGATCGAGAAAATACTTGAGAGCAAGACATACCTGCAGGGCATAACGATCGTGGACAGGATATGCTATCTTGCTGCTCTGACCAACGAAGAAGCCTATGTTGGTTGTGTGGAAAAACTTGCCGATATAGAAGTACCGGAAAGGGCACAGTACATTCGTGTGATCATGGAAGAGCTTTCCAGGCTACAGAGCCATTTGCTGGGCATGGGAGAATATGCTTCTTTTGTTGGTTTTGTGAGCATGTTCATGTATACCATCAAGGAAAGGGAAGATCTTATGAGTGTTATTGACTCTGTTACAGGAGCACGCATCACGCATTCTTTCCTGCGCTTTGGTGGTGTAAAGGATGATCTTCCCGAAGGTTTCGCGGATGATGTAAAGTATGTCTTTGGGAATCTGAGAAAGGCCATTGACACTTATGAGGAGCTGTTCAGTACAGATTCCATATATAAGGCAAGAACAGTGGGTATCGGTACGCTTACAGCCGAGGTTGCGAAGGATATCGGAGTATCCGGACCTCCGCTGCGTGCAACTGGAGTTGCCTTTGATATCCGTAAGGACGAACCTTATCTTGTTTACAAGGACCTGGATTTCAAAGTATGTACCCAGACGGCAGGGGATGTGTTCGCCCGGGTGCAGGTGCGCCTTGATGAGATGCGGGAGAGTATGTACATAGTAGAGCAATGCCTAGATCAGATACCTAAGGGACCTATATTCCCGGAGGGAACTGCCTATGGACGCAGATCCCCTGTCATGAGGATACCGGCCGGAGAAGTGTTCCACCGTGTGGAGGACCCAAGAGGTGAAATGGGATTCTATATGGTTTCTGACGGTTCTGATAAACCGTATCGTGTCAAGATCAGAGGACCCGTATATCCTACATTGCAGGCATTACCCCCACTTCTGAAAGGGGTGCCACTTGCTGATATTGTGGCAATTGCCGGCAGCATGGACACATGTACAAGTGAGGTTGACAGGTGA
- the fpoI gene encoding F420H2 dehydrogenase subunit FpoI: MVLKNIKKALNHIYFKPTVTRMCPEEPTRLADRFRGLQRLDKSKCIGCGICANTCPNNAIKIVKARIGPDSSKKRWFPSIDVGHCLFCGLCIDQCPKEALSSTKVYLTGVIRWEHNDLLFTPEMLAREVDINAEKEAGEEVSRWTPQ, from the coding sequence ATGGTTCTAAAAAATATTAAAAAAGCATTAAATCATATTTATTTCAAGCCCACGGTAACCAGGATGTGTCCGGAAGAGCCCACCAGGCTCGCCGATAGGTTCAGGGGTCTTCAAAGGCTGGATAAAAGCAAGTGTATAGGTTGTGGGATATGTGCTAACACCTGTCCTAACAACGCGATCAAGATAGTCAAGGCCAGGATCGGTCCAGACAGCAGCAAGAAGAGATGGTTCCCATCTATCGATGTCGGGCATTGCCTGTTTTGTGGGCTGTGTATAGACCAGTGTCCTAAAGAAGCTCTTTCAAGCACCAAGGTATACCTGACAGGTGTCATTAGATGGGAGCACAATGATCTTCTCTTCACGCCGGAAATGCTGGCAAGAGAGGTTGACATAAACGCTGAAAAAGAAGCTGGTGAGGAGGTAAGCAGATGGACACCTCAATAA
- a CDS encoding DUF22 domain-containing protein — MKQEIVQVVCRENGDIKCKKISAATYEFTIATRAKWEMVIATEDADIRAGEFKKLRVKDISIEPDTIAIPCTFTHHAFVSLIKVGTDGGAKPVDTERTITYAYVLGQESGKVHSGDLLAVLNIFPIMFTREAMKPISIT; from the coding sequence ATGAAGCAGGAAATAGTTCAGGTCGTTTGTCGTGAGAACGGTGACATCAAGTGTAAGAAAATAAGCGCTGCAACATACGAATTCACCATCGCCACAAGAGCAAAGTGGGAAATGGTGATAGCCACAGAGGATGCAGACATCAGGGCAGGTGAGTTCAAGAAACTGCGTGTGAAGGATATCAGTATCGAGCCTGACACGATCGCCATACCTTGCACATTTACTCACCATGCGTTCGTTTCTCTCATAAAGGTGGGTACAGATGGAGGTGCCAAGCCGGTGGACACTGAACGCACTATCACATATGCTTATGTGCTGGGGCAGGAGTCCGGAAAAGTGCACAGTGGCGATCTGCTTGCAGTGCTGAACATATTCCCCATAATGTTTACCCGGGAAGCCATGAAGCCGATATCGATTACTTGA
- a CDS encoding RNA-guided endonuclease InsQ/TnpB family protein — MLLTLKAKLYPAVEQKKKLVDTMEQFNNACNSISKIAFELKCYNKFKLQQKCYYDIRKEFNLPAQLAIRAISKVVESYKIDKTCLHLFDKFGAIVYDQRVLSFKGLDKASITTLEGRIVVPMVYGSYAKLKMSRIKGQVDLIYIKGDLYLCIVVDVPEEIPLTPEGVLGVDMGVVNIATTSDGVIYSSDKCNEVREHFSKLKSTLQSVGTKSAKRHLKKISGKERRFKTNTNHIIAKQIVQVAKDMNRAIAVEELTHIRSRTTVKKAQREQFGKWAFSQLKLFLEYKSKLIGVPFVSVNPRNTSRECSVCGYIDKNNRTSQAEFKCLDCGHTEHADYNAAKNIAARALVNMPIAVCPKGNLNRKPTPLVVGY; from the coding sequence ATGCTACTAACTTTGAAAGCTAAACTCTATCCTGCTGTAGAACAGAAAAAGAAGTTAGTAGATACTATGGAACAATTTAACAATGCATGTAATAGCATTTCAAAAATAGCATTTGAACTGAAATGTTACAATAAGTTTAAGCTCCAACAGAAATGTTACTATGATATTCGTAAAGAGTTCAATCTTCCAGCACAGTTAGCGATTAGAGCAATTTCAAAGGTCGTTGAATCTTATAAGATCGATAAGACGTGCTTGCATCTTTTTGATAAGTTTGGTGCAATTGTCTATGACCAGAGAGTGTTATCTTTTAAAGGACTTGATAAAGCAAGCATAACAACTCTAGAAGGCAGAATCGTTGTTCCGATGGTATATGGTAGTTATGCAAAGCTGAAAATGAGTAGGATAAAAGGACAAGTTGACCTGATATATATCAAAGGGGATCTGTACCTATGCATTGTTGTAGATGTACCAGAAGAAATACCTTTGACTCCAGAAGGAGTATTAGGTGTAGATATGGGTGTTGTTAACATTGCAACAACCAGCGATGGAGTGATCTACTCCAGCGATAAATGCAATGAAGTGAGAGAACACTTTTCTAAGCTAAAGTCAACTCTTCAGAGTGTTGGTACAAAGTCAGCTAAACGCCACCTGAAGAAAATATCGGGCAAGGAAAGACGTTTTAAAACTAACACCAATCATATTATTGCTAAACAAATTGTTCAGGTAGCTAAAGACATGAATAGAGCAATTGCTGTAGAGGAACTGACACATATTCGCTCTAGGACTACTGTTAAGAAAGCACAGCGTGAACAATTCGGGAAATGGGCTTTCAGTCAACTTAAGCTCTTTTTAGAATATAAATCAAAGTTAATAGGAGTGCCTTTTGTATCAGTTAACCCAAGAAACACTAGCAGAGAATGTTCTGTATGTGGATACATAGACAAGAACAACAGAACTTCTCAGGCAGAATTTAAGTGTTTAGATTGTGGTCATACTGAACACGCCGATTATAATGCTGCTAAAAACATAGCAGCAAGGGCATTAGTCAATATGCCTATAGCGGTCTGCCCGAAAGGGAATTTGAATCGCAAGCCAACGCCTTTAGTCGTTGGTTATTGA
- the fpoB gene encoding F(420)H(2) dehydrogenase subunit B, with protein sequence MAEVEPVSTNNKDDMQEEIPGVMTTSTSAISDFLKKTKAQDIINWGRKNSLWFTVNAMGCCGVELLSTGMAHYDTDRFGIIPRNSPRHADVLIISGYVTKKYFPALKRVWDQMPAPKWIIAFGDCAISGGPFYESYSTRQNIDEVFPVDIYVPGCPPRCEALIQAFYELQEKITAKKDKGTEY encoded by the coding sequence ATGGCAGAAGTAGAGCCTGTTTCCACTAATAATAAAGATGACATGCAAGAAGAGATACCAGGTGTCATGACCACAAGCACTAGTGCTATCAGTGACTTCTTAAAGAAGACAAAAGCACAGGATATCATTAACTGGGGAAGGAAAAACTCTCTCTGGTTCACTGTAAATGCTATGGGTTGCTGTGGTGTGGAATTGCTTTCCACAGGTATGGCACACTATGACACCGATCGTTTTGGTATCATTCCAAGGAACTCTCCCAGGCATGCCGATGTACTGATCATCAGTGGCTACGTGACAAAAAAATATTTCCCTGCACTTAAGAGGGTATGGGATCAGATGCCAGCACCAAAATGGATTATAGCCTTTGGAGACTGTGCGATCAGCGGCGGCCCATTTTACGAATCATACAGCACTCGTCAGAACATAGATGAAGTTTTTCCGGTAGACATATATGTTCCGGGCTGTCCCCCAAGATGCGAGGCTCTTATCCAGGCGTTTTATGAACTGCAGGAGAAGATAACCGCAAAGAAGGACAAGGGTACTGAATACTGA
- a CDS encoding basic amino acid ABC transporter substrate-binding protein, which translates to MKKILNFLVLGLMIAVLVTTSGCTDKNAGANSTQKTYVVGTEPYFPPFEYAEENNSKNIVGFDVDLINAIAADQGFKVQWKDLEFDALIPALQSGQIDMIASGMTITEERENAVDFTEPYINAGLALAVAVSNEEIKGVDDLKGKVAAVQQGSTGSHEAEKLKAEGKIGDIIYLAHVNDIILNIQNERADFTINDLPVTQAFMSQNPGVIKIVDDELTSDSYGFAVKSGNTELLTMLNQGLENVKQDGTYDQIMTKYF; encoded by the coding sequence TTGAAAAAAATACTAAACTTCCTAGTATTAGGACTGATGATTGCGGTCCTGGTAACGACCTCAGGATGCACGGACAAGAATGCTGGAGCAAACAGTACCCAGAAAACATACGTAGTTGGTACAGAACCTTATTTCCCTCCATTCGAATATGCTGAAGAAAACAATAGCAAGAATATAGTTGGTTTTGATGTTGATCTCATCAACGCCATAGCTGCAGACCAGGGATTCAAAGTTCAATGGAAGGATCTTGAATTCGATGCGCTGATACCGGCTCTGCAGTCAGGGCAGATCGACATGATCGCTTCAGGCATGACCATCACAGAAGAGCGTGAAAACGCTGTAGACTTTACCGAACCTTATATCAATGCGGGGCTGGCCCTTGCGGTTGCTGTCAGCAATGAAGAGATAAAAGGTGTTGATGACCTCAAGGGCAAGGTCGCTGCCGTACAGCAGGGTTCAACCGGCTCTCATGAAGCTGAAAAGCTAAAAGCTGAAGGCAAGATCGGAGATATAATCTATCTTGCACATGTGAACGATATAATTCTGAACATCCAGAACGAACGTGCAGACTTTACCATAAATGATCTGCCAGTGACCCAGGCTTTTATGAGCCAGAATCCGGGCGTCATAAAGATCGTGGATGATGAACTTACAAGTGATTCGTATGGTTTTGCAGTAAAGAGCGGGAACACTGAACTTCTCACTATGCTCAACCAGGGTCTTGAAAACGTCAAACAGGACGGAACATACGATCAGATAATGACAAAGTACTTCTGA